One window of the Thalassoroseus pseudoceratinae genome contains the following:
- a CDS encoding metallophosphoesterase: MSRSLIWILVAAVSFELSASAEDQPQTFGVWATSCSHVPADIKRGRESLGDAIRQSEGEDGFQWDIMIDAGDLSASQFPPSDEDGEELQIQYRALKNHRREQIYNVPGNHDAPYYDRGPGSWFRKWGDPLGENTEFSGVDPKRRPFPVEGTWERYRFRAGNLLVLMLADRNDAPTPVGRGHSSEKMKGGYPPGAVTRETFEWWKKQVLENQDKLIITMHHHALRDTTTGSGNGEGHPRYHGASGGAAGSSYLYFIIENDDPENFQYTSDAHVFEDFLSEFHKKHGHGAIDFWIGGHTHMKGPTDNFGNKTITETKWGVHFLQAAALTKYHAGGNPMSRLLTFTEDSDKVLVRTWLHDTSFRKNPVGFFEPATRTLKLRHHFSTPPPIQTKEPFSAAVRVFERNAKARARNKKQTDN; this comes from the coding sequence ATGAGTCGTTCGCTGATCTGGATTCTTGTCGCTGCGGTGAGTTTCGAGTTGTCGGCTTCCGCTGAAGACCAGCCACAGACGTTCGGAGTCTGGGCAACGAGTTGCAGTCATGTCCCGGCTGACATCAAGCGGGGTCGTGAAAGCCTCGGTGACGCAATTCGGCAGTCAGAAGGCGAAGATGGTTTCCAATGGGATATCATGATCGATGCCGGTGATCTTTCCGCGAGTCAGTTCCCACCCAGTGACGAAGATGGTGAAGAACTGCAGATTCAATATCGTGCTCTGAAGAATCACCGGCGGGAACAGATTTACAACGTTCCCGGCAATCACGACGCTCCCTACTACGATCGAGGACCGGGCTCGTGGTTCCGTAAGTGGGGCGATCCGTTGGGCGAGAATACCGAGTTCTCAGGAGTCGATCCCAAACGCCGCCCCTTCCCGGTCGAGGGAACCTGGGAACGTTATCGATTCCGTGCGGGCAATCTCCTCGTTCTCATGCTGGCGGATCGCAACGACGCACCAACACCGGTGGGACGAGGCCATAGCAGCGAGAAAATGAAAGGAGGTTATCCGCCCGGCGCAGTGACCCGCGAGACCTTCGAATGGTGGAAGAAGCAGGTGCTAGAGAATCAGGACAAACTCATCATCACCATGCATCACCACGCCCTGCGAGATACAACAACCGGTTCTGGCAACGGTGAAGGTCATCCCCGGTATCATGGAGCTTCCGGCGGAGCGGCGGGCTCTTCCTATCTCTACTTCATCATTGAAAACGATGACCCCGAGAATTTCCAATACACGTCCGACGCACACGTTTTCGAAGACTTTCTCTCGGAATTCCATAAGAAGCACGGGCATGGTGCCATCGATTTCTGGATTGGCGGTCACACACACATGAAAGGCCCCACCGACAACTTTGGGAACAAAACGATCACCGAGACGAAGTGGGGAGTTCACTTCCTCCAAGCCGCGGCTTTGACAAAGTATCACGCGGGTGGCAACCCAATGAGCCGCCTGCTCACTTTCACAGAAGACAGTGATAAGGTTCTCGTTCGCACTTGGCTGCACGATACTTCATTCCGGAAAAACCCCGTCGGGTTCTTCGAGCCGGCCACGCGAACTCTGAAGTTACGGCATCACTTCTCAACGCCGCCGCCCATCCAGACCAAGGAGCCTTTTTCTGCCGCCGTCCGTGTCTTCGAGCGGAACGCGAAAGCTCGGGCCAGGAATAAGAAGCAAACAGATAACTAG
- a CDS encoding transporter substrate-binding protein, whose amino-acid sequence MNRPSESTSAYRVGVLHSLSGVMGNSETLVAKCVELALHEINAAGGVLGRTIVPVVRDGRSRPEDFADQARQLLNEEQIDVLFGCWTSASRKALLPILHQYGGLLFYPVQYEGLEESPHVIYTGSTLNQQIEPAVDWVLDREWQRAAVIGSDYVYPRTANTLLYGILEKRGGRVVAEKYLPLEDYDVSPVVDELLASNPDIIFSTINGAANADFFNRLAEVGPGADRLPVMSFSFSETELASVPAAIGHYACWDYFSTCVAEVNQHFLPRIREYVGWECPVSSPMANAYSQVYLWKAMVEAVGSFAVADLQKYQFILINGPCGVMELKQNHHVRKRAIVGRAQENNEFEIIWQFPEMIDPEPWFGVETLLRGRIIHQALEAFPTVVDLHATLRREKEIQERLIEELNQKQKELEQARDESEAANQAKSDFLAAMSHEIRTPMNGVLGMAQLLRAGSLPPAQAEQVDVIISSGESLLTIINDILDFSKIKAGRIELEQVGFSLHDLLSETLQLLAANAHARGMEIELDIDLEMPDVRRGDPTRIRQVLTNLVSNAIKFTENGRIVVAVRPYPELDDGVSLAVQDTGIGISSDAQKKLFQPFVQADAGTTRKYGGTGLGLVICRRLVELMGGELTLHSVLGEGSTFQATIPLPQADRIEAGQASPHQTPPVDLLAGRRVFLVDDNAINLRVAKGLLEEMGVAVVDTPDPQQAWEQLSQKSEADGSAFDALIFDAMMPEVDGRQLAQKVRDLPGGTRIPIILASSAIGGESEHLHTDADLFNAVLPKPLRRGALSRALATAIAGWRPQQPESKTGASQARRILVVEDSMVNQKVARGLLEKGGHHVTIAEDGQAALDRLTDMAAFDLILMDVQMPVMNGLEATRRIRERERENGWPPWPIFALTGNVMQSEQDECLAAGMDRCLTKPLNKNVVLALVAQTSSRQSPDVPPTP is encoded by the coding sequence ATGAATCGGCCTTCGGAGTCAACGTCTGCCTATCGCGTGGGTGTACTCCACTCTCTCAGTGGAGTCATGGGGAATAGTGAAACGCTGGTGGCGAAATGTGTGGAACTGGCCCTCCACGAGATCAACGCTGCCGGTGGTGTTTTGGGACGCACCATCGTTCCCGTCGTCCGCGATGGTCGCTCTCGACCGGAAGACTTCGCCGATCAAGCACGACAGCTTCTGAATGAGGAGCAGATCGATGTCCTTTTCGGGTGTTGGACGTCGGCCTCCCGAAAGGCGTTGCTGCCGATCTTGCATCAGTATGGCGGACTGCTGTTTTACCCGGTTCAATATGAAGGGCTGGAGGAAAGTCCGCATGTGATCTACACCGGCAGCACGCTCAATCAGCAGATTGAACCGGCGGTCGATTGGGTTTTGGATCGCGAATGGCAACGGGCGGCGGTGATCGGGTCCGACTATGTCTATCCACGAACCGCAAATACCTTGTTGTACGGGATTCTCGAGAAGCGTGGCGGTCGGGTTGTGGCGGAGAAATATCTTCCATTGGAAGATTACGATGTGTCACCGGTGGTTGATGAACTGCTCGCCTCCAATCCGGACATCATTTTCAGCACAATCAACGGAGCAGCTAACGCAGACTTTTTCAATCGTTTGGCGGAAGTCGGTCCCGGTGCCGACCGCTTGCCGGTGATGTCCTTTAGCTTCAGTGAAACGGAACTGGCCAGCGTTCCCGCTGCCATTGGGCATTATGCCTGCTGGGATTACTTTTCGACCTGCGTTGCAGAGGTCAACCAGCACTTCTTGCCGAGAATTCGCGAGTACGTCGGCTGGGAATGTCCGGTGTCGTCACCGATGGCTAATGCGTATAGCCAAGTGTACTTGTGGAAGGCCATGGTCGAGGCTGTCGGAAGTTTCGCCGTCGCCGACCTTCAGAAATACCAGTTCATCTTGATCAATGGTCCCTGTGGCGTGATGGAATTGAAACAGAACCATCATGTGCGTAAACGAGCCATTGTGGGTCGGGCCCAGGAGAACAACGAATTCGAGATCATTTGGCAATTTCCCGAGATGATCGATCCTGAACCGTGGTTCGGGGTGGAGACCTTGTTGCGGGGACGGATTATCCACCAGGCACTCGAAGCGTTTCCGACCGTCGTCGATCTGCATGCGACCTTGCGGCGAGAAAAGGAAATTCAAGAACGGCTGATTGAGGAACTCAACCAAAAGCAGAAAGAGTTGGAGCAAGCGCGTGACGAGTCCGAAGCCGCTAACCAGGCCAAGTCGGATTTCCTGGCCGCGATGAGCCACGAAATCCGCACGCCGATGAACGGTGTCCTCGGCATGGCCCAATTGTTGCGAGCCGGTTCACTGCCACCCGCTCAGGCAGAGCAAGTGGATGTCATCATTTCCTCGGGCGAGTCTCTGCTAACGATCATCAACGACATCCTCGATTTTTCCAAAATCAAAGCGGGCCGGATCGAGTTGGAACAGGTGGGGTTCTCGCTCCACGATTTGCTCAGCGAAACCCTGCAATTGCTGGCTGCGAACGCACACGCACGGGGCATGGAAATCGAACTCGACATCGACTTGGAGATGCCCGATGTGCGTCGTGGCGATCCGACGCGGATTCGGCAGGTACTGACCAATCTGGTGAGCAATGCGATCAAATTCACGGAAAACGGACGGATCGTCGTCGCCGTTCGGCCGTATCCCGAACTCGATGATGGAGTGAGTCTCGCCGTCCAGGACACAGGAATCGGGATATCCTCCGATGCTCAGAAAAAATTGTTTCAACCCTTTGTCCAGGCCGATGCGGGAACCACCCGCAAATACGGCGGTACGGGATTGGGGTTGGTCATCTGTCGGCGGTTGGTCGAACTCATGGGCGGCGAATTGACGCTGCACAGTGTACTTGGCGAGGGCAGCACCTTTCAGGCGACGATTCCGCTTCCACAGGCTGATCGTATCGAAGCGGGGCAAGCCTCCCCTCATCAAACACCTCCAGTGGACCTGCTCGCCGGTCGGCGAGTGTTCCTCGTCGACGACAATGCCATCAACTTGCGTGTTGCCAAGGGATTGCTCGAAGAGATGGGAGTTGCCGTCGTGGATACCCCTGACCCGCAGCAAGCCTGGGAGCAACTCTCTCAAAAGTCTGAGGCAGACGGTTCGGCATTCGATGCTCTGATTTTCGACGCTATGATGCCCGAAGTCGATGGGCGGCAATTGGCCCAAAAGGTCCGGGACTTGCCCGGTGGAACGCGAATCCCCATTATCCTGGCGTCTTCGGCGATTGGTGGAGAATCGGAGCATCTTCACACCGATGCCGACTTGTTCAACGCCGTGCTGCCGAAACCGCTGCGGCGGGGAGCACTCTCCCGCGCACTCGCGACGGCCATTGCCGGCTGGCGTCCGCAACAACCCGAGTCAAAAACCGGTGCCTCTCAAGCTCGGCGAATTTTGGTGGTCGAAGACAGCATGGTCAATCAGAAAGTTGCTCGGGGCTTGCTCGAAAAAGGTGGTCATCATGTCACGATTGCCGAAGACGGCCAAGCTGCTTTGGATCGTCTCACCGACATGGCCGCCTTCGATCTGATTCTGATGGATGTGCAGATGCCGGTCATGAACGGACTGGAAGCGACACGCCGAATCCGAGAGCGAGAACGCGAAAACGGTTGGCCCCCCTGGCCTATCTTCGCCCTCACCGGCAATGTGATGCAGTCCGAACAAGACGAGTGTCTCGCGGCCGGCATGGATCGCTGCCTCACAAAACCACTCAACAAAAACGTTGTTCTGGCTCTGGTTGCTCAGACGTCCTCTCGTCAATCACCCGACGTGCCCCCAACTCCCTAA
- a CDS encoding DUF488 domain-containing protein translates to MIEKSIWTIGHSKHAIEHFLSIVRDASIECVVDVRRFAGSKRQPQFGQKNLQSSLQEIEVSYIHLPDLGGRRKKRADDSPNHGWRVESFNAYADYMLTESFQSALSKLEEIATDQATAIMCAEAVPWRCHRRLIADALIVRDWAVWDIFAQSRIKEHQLTDFAQVEDHRLTYPAI, encoded by the coding sequence ATGATCGAAAAATCCATTTGGACGATCGGCCACTCGAAACACGCGATCGAACATTTTCTGTCGATTGTTCGCGACGCGTCGATTGAGTGCGTCGTCGATGTTCGTCGCTTCGCAGGATCCAAGCGACAGCCGCAATTTGGCCAAAAGAATCTTCAGTCATCGCTGCAGGAAATTGAAGTTTCCTACATTCATCTTCCCGACTTGGGCGGGAGACGAAAAAAGCGTGCTGACGACTCACCCAATCACGGTTGGCGGGTCGAATCGTTCAATGCTTATGCGGACTACATGCTGACAGAATCATTTCAATCAGCGTTGTCAAAGTTGGAAGAAATCGCGACCGATCAGGCGACGGCCATCATGTGTGCGGAAGCGGTCCCCTGGCGATGCCATCGACGATTGATCGCTGATGCCTTGATCGTCCGCGATTGGGCCGTTTGGGACATCTTTGCCCAGAGTCGAATCAAAGAACATCAACTAACCGACTTCGCCCAAGTCGAAGACCATCGATTAACGTATCCGGCTATCTAA
- a CDS encoding YciE/YciF ferroxidase family protein, whose translation MLDNQIKNRETHMGLFSSTEFKDLKCLFIDQLQDIYDAENRLTKALPKMAEKASDPELKSSFQQHLQETREQAERLERVFEMIDEKAETKTCEAMKGLIKEGDEVINATGDETVIDAALIAAAQRVEHYEMAAYGCLRNLAERLGIPQAAELLQQSLDEEGNADKILTELAEGSINREAAHS comes from the coding sequence ATGCTCGACAACCAGATCAAGAATAGGGAGACACACATGGGTTTATTTAGCTCAACGGAATTCAAGGATCTGAAATGTTTGTTCATTGACCAATTGCAGGATATCTACGACGCAGAAAACCGATTGACGAAAGCCCTGCCGAAAATGGCAGAGAAGGCTAGCGATCCTGAACTGAAGAGTTCATTCCAGCAACACTTGCAGGAAACGCGTGAACAAGCAGAAAGGCTGGAACGCGTCTTCGAGATGATCGACGAGAAGGCGGAAACGAAGACTTGCGAGGCGATGAAAGGTTTAATTAAAGAAGGTGACGAGGTCATCAACGCGACGGGTGACGAAACAGTCATTGATGCCGCATTGATTGCCGCTGCTCAGCGTGTTGAACACTATGAAATGGCAGCGTACGGTTGCTTACGTAACCTTGCCGAGCGTCTTGGGATTCCACAGGCGGCGGAGTTGTTACAACAGTCGCTCGATGAAGAAGGAAACGCCGACAAGATCCTTACGGAATTGGCAGAAGGATCGATCAACCGAGAAGCTGCTCATAGCTAA
- a CDS encoding transposase, whose translation MRRGKTGPNPTDRGLSGSKLNGMTDAEGTPLAVIVSAANEHDMRFILPLVFLRFPHVGGLPGRPRELPTVVRADGGYTSADLLRLLNWYGFNAIIPQRGQDVKPGLGKRRWQVERAIFWLKWFRRNGIRRERKTALYEAFVTLACGLIAHRQLQQT comes from the coding sequence TTGCGGCGGGGAAAAACCGGCCCGAACCCCACGGATCGAGGCCTCTCCGGCAGTAAACTCAATGGGATGACCGATGCGGAAGGGACTCCGCTGGCGGTGATCGTCTCCGCCGCCAACGAACACGACATGCGGTTTATTCTGCCGTTGGTCTTCCTGCGATTTCCTCATGTGGGTGGCTTGCCGGGCCGACCTCGCGAGTTGCCAACGGTCGTCCGAGCCGACGGCGGCTACACATCGGCGGACCTCCTCAGGCTGCTAAATTGGTATGGATTCAATGCGATCATTCCTCAGCGAGGTCAAGACGTTAAGCCGGGGTTGGGCAAGCGTCGTTGGCAAGTCGAGAGAGCAATCTTCTGGCTCAAATGGTTCCGTCGCAACGGCATACGACGAGAACGCAAAACCGCTCTCTACGAGGCCTTCGTCACACTCGCGTGCGGTTTGATTGCTCATCGACAACTTCAACAAACCTAG
- a CDS encoding sulfatase-like hydrolase/transferase — translation MRLLACLIALFLRVVSTTEAADRPNFVFMLTDDQSFGMMGCDGNKLTQTPHLDKLARDGVFFDRAYITSAICTPSRISILLSQFERKHGVNFNSGTSVAPEAWSQSYPVVMREAGYYTGYVGKNHAPIGKGGYQSGLMEESFDYFYAGHGHIRFYPKDHHDIFKSAKHDTQVEIVSESIGDFLSNEHRLEGALRFLDSRPNDRPFCLSVCLNLPHGAGTSTMQMRDSDDEIYKTFYRDIKVPLPENYVAKANIKKPKLPPDLLKVENRQAGYNWVDTPSTARERITRQMQAMTGIDRMVGRVREKLADEKLDENTIIIFTSDHGLYSGQQGLGGKAFCYEQTTHVPLIIYNPLVPETARGRRSNQLVQSIDIAPTMLDYAEIDPPGTFQGKTLRGLIDGSDQPVHEFIFTENLWSTHFGNPRIEAAQNKRWKYIRYYKNENFPASWKIRVAKELGIPQNKMLYGVHDDGIAVYRYYAEASLEGEPPVYEELYDIQTDPSEMRNLIKDNAHAATLQRLKLAWKKKLTEARGTGAPKVLRYTVDSEKDDKSE, via the coding sequence ATGAGATTGCTTGCCTGTCTGATCGCTTTGTTTCTACGTGTAGTCTCCACAACCGAGGCGGCTGACCGTCCAAATTTTGTTTTCATGCTGACTGACGACCAATCGTTTGGCATGATGGGCTGCGATGGAAACAAGCTCACGCAGACACCTCATCTGGATAAACTCGCTCGTGATGGTGTGTTCTTCGATCGGGCGTATATCACTAGTGCCATCTGCACGCCTAGCCGCATTTCGATTTTACTCAGTCAGTTCGAGCGGAAGCATGGTGTCAACTTCAACTCGGGAACAAGTGTCGCTCCGGAAGCTTGGTCGCAGTCGTATCCGGTCGTCATGCGTGAGGCGGGATACTACACCGGGTATGTGGGGAAGAATCATGCTCCAATCGGCAAGGGCGGCTATCAAAGCGGTTTGATGGAAGAGTCATTCGACTACTTCTACGCCGGCCATGGGCACATCCGGTTCTATCCCAAAGATCATCACGACATTTTCAAGTCGGCCAAGCACGATACGCAAGTGGAGATCGTTAGCGAAAGCATCGGAGACTTCCTGTCTAACGAACATCGGCTCGAGGGGGCGCTCAGGTTCCTCGATTCACGCCCGAATGATCGGCCGTTTTGCCTCAGCGTCTGCCTAAACCTCCCGCACGGTGCTGGCACTAGCACGATGCAGATGCGAGACAGTGATGATGAGATCTACAAAACTTTCTATCGGGATATCAAAGTTCCGTTGCCCGAAAACTATGTCGCGAAAGCCAACATCAAGAAGCCGAAACTACCGCCGGACCTTTTAAAGGTCGAGAATCGACAGGCCGGCTACAACTGGGTGGATACGCCATCGACGGCACGCGAACGTATCACGCGACAGATGCAAGCAATGACTGGCATCGACCGCATGGTGGGCCGCGTTCGCGAAAAGTTGGCTGATGAAAAATTAGACGAAAACACGATCATCATCTTTACTTCTGATCACGGTCTCTATTCCGGCCAGCAAGGACTCGGCGGCAAAGCGTTCTGCTACGAACAAACGACGCATGTTCCGTTGATCATTTACAACCCGCTGGTCCCCGAGACCGCTCGCGGCCGACGCAGCAATCAATTGGTGCAGTCAATCGACATTGCCCCCACGATGTTAGACTACGCTGAAATCGATCCGCCTGGGACATTTCAAGGCAAAACGCTTCGCGGCTTAATTGACGGAAGTGATCAGCCAGTCCACGAATTCATTTTTACCGAGAACCTATGGTCCACCCACTTCGGCAACCCACGGATCGAAGCGGCACAAAACAAGCGTTGGAAGTACATCCGTTATTACAAGAACGAAAACTTCCCGGCGTCTTGGAAGATTCGCGTCGCGAAAGAACTTGGCATCCCGCAAAACAAAATGCTCTATGGTGTGCACGATGACGGGATCGCCGTCTATCGGTATTACGCTGAGGCATCCCTCGAAGGCGAGCCGCCTGTCTACGAAGAACTATACGACATTCAAACCGATCCTAGTGAGATGCGAAACCTGATTAAGGACAACGCTCACGCCGCGACTTTGCAGCGACTCAAACTCGCATGGAAAAAGAAGCTCACCGAAGCACGCGGCACAGGTGCCCCCAAGGTACTTCGCTACACAGTCGATAGTGAAAAGGACGACAAATCCGAATAA